The genomic window tagatttcgccccatgcaatgtcaactccgaactccctaaaacggcatatctcaaaccgaggtgatgtggtaaatctcgaccctatgtagggtaagagaaaggaaaagggtgactccatctcaagaaatcaaaatcccgtgcctgaCCCACGAGGCCAAGCGAGCCTcagaacttcacacacacacacacacacacacacacacacacacacacacacacacacacacacgcacgtacacacaggACTTTCGggcatccaccaccacctctagacCTGGGGGTGCAATAACTCCGAGCTACCCAAAAACAGTTTCCCCAAACCGAGGTGTAGTGCTGAATCTCGACATCCCCCTGTACaccacccacccacgcccaccccaATCCAAGAAACAGAAATTCCCGAGCACCAAGCACGGGCAGATCTCATCGCCCAAGAGGCTGTGCTGCAGCACGCTGGAAGGCCAGCACCAACACATGCACGCACAGCACACCACTCTCGGGCACCACACCGTGACGCACGGCGCTTCGATGGCCACCACCAGACACTACCACGACCTCCTGGGGCTGGCGCGCGGTGCCACGCAGGAGGCGATAAGGAGGCAGTACCGGCGCCTCGCCCTCGCCCACCCAGACAAGAACCCGCACGACGTGGCGGCGGCCACGGCAAGGTTCCAGCAGCTGCAGCTGGCGGTGCAGACTCTCTGCGACACCGACTCAAGGGCCGCCACCACGACGGTGGCCCTCACCTACACGGACGTGGCGGCAAGGGCCAAGGAGGaacaaggggagaagaggaaggtggagaaggaggaggagcaggagagtggAGGTTGcgtaggagtggaagagggattAGCTGAGACAGTcacggaaaagatgaaggaaggagaggaagagaaaaaggaaaaagaggaagagaaagatgacgtTGCAACTAAGGCGGAGACCGCTGCTGCCAAAGGAGAAGCTGATGTGCAGCTGACGGGCACAGCGGGGAACGCGTACAAGTGTGCCGAGCACTTCATCTACCTCATCTCCTGCGAGGAGTGCCACAGCGGCATGACTCGCGAGGAGTGGCGGCGGCGCTACCGGGAGCTGCGGGAGCATAGAGAGAAGCGGCTTGCCGAGCGGCGGGAACGAGTGCGGCAGCTCAACGCCGACAGGATCGAGGCCGAGGAGCTTCCCCCGCGGCCTCGCAAGATCAGGTTCAACCTGAAGGACGTCCCCAAACCCGTCAAGGACCGGGAGTTCCTGTACCGCCTCTACCAGCCCGAGGAAGTCGGCATGGTGCAGCAGTGGCGCAGCCGCCTCGCCGAGCTCAACAACAACGAGGCGGCTTGGCGGCAGGAGCTGGACGCCCTGGCGGCCAGGCGAGGCTGGCGGGCCGAGGGCCTCGAGTACACGGAGCggagtgtgcaggaggaggagtgggtgatggaggaggaggagcaggaggaggagtggggggcagaggccgaggacgaagatggaggaaagggagggagggagtgcttgggaggaaggggtgagggaggggacgaggagaggaaggaggaggaagagagggagagagaggaacaggaagaagaaaggaagatgaacgaagaaaaggagaaggaacagggagaggaagggaagatggaggaagagagtgaggaaaagaagcagaaggaggagcgggtgatggaggaggaggagcaggaagagtggATGGCAGAGGCCGAGgacgaagatggagggaaggaaaggagtgacagcttggaaggaaggggggaggaggagagggtgggggcaGAAGCCGAGGacgaagatggaggggagggaaggagtgacagcttggaaggaaggggggaggaggggcaggaggagaggggggaggcaccGTCGTCGTCTAGGCTCGGGCGACAGGAGCAACACGAGCACcggcagcggcagcagcggcaGGCCAGGGAGGGCAGGCgggggcgcggcgcggggcggagttgtgtttcttttctttcattttcgttttgttgttgcataaaaaagagaaaatcaaagaaaaaatccgaaaacaaaaaaacaaaacaaaaattaacaCTACACtaagacaaaataacaaaaaagtaataaaataacaatgcctaaaaaataatataccaaaaaaaaaaaataataaaacaatttaaatcagtaaaaaaaaaggagcaaaacaaaaaaaatcttaaaaaataactaataaaacaacaaaaaaatactgtgtgtgtgtgtgtgtgtgtgtgtgtgtgtgtgtgtgtgtgtgtgtgtgtgtgtgtgtgtgtgtgtgtgtgtgtgtgtgtgtgtgtgtgtgtgtgtgtgtgtgtgtgtgtgtgtgtgtgtgtgtgtgtgtgtgtgtgtgtaagaaggaagacaggattgaggcgccggacggaaacattcttattatctttcgtttctctttctgtattggaggagagagagagagagagagagagagagagagagagagagagagagagagagagagagagagagagagagagagagagagagagagagagagagagagagagagagagagagagagagagagagagagagaagcaagaaaggaagattattttatgaataatgatagaagggagggaagaaggaagggaaggatggaaggaaggaaggaaggaaggaaggtagaaaaatagaaagaataaagaaagggagtgagtgagtcaaGTAGATAGCAAAGGGAGGTAGTAGATAGCCAAGTGGGTAGCAAAGAATATTTAGATGGAGTAAAGGATATGTATGGACGGCATgagatgaatggaagggagacagaaacctccgaaggaataaggaagagaaagataatgacgTGCAAGAGGGAatgaatgctgaccctggcttatatgtcggggtgggatgctgaccctggcttatatgtcggggtgggatgctgaccctggcttatatgtcagggtgggatgctgaccctggcttatatgtcagggtgggatgctgaccctggcttatatgtcggggtgggatgctgaccctggcttatatgtcggggtgggatgctgaccctggcttatatgtcggggtgggatgctgatcctggcttatatgtcggggtgggatgctgaccctggcttatatgtcgaggtgggatgctgaccctggcttatatgtcggggtgggatgctgaccctggcttatatgtcgggttgggatgctgaccctggcttatatgtcggggtgggatgctgaccctggcttatatgtcggggtgggatgctgaccctggcttatatgtgggggtggatgctgaccctggcttatatgtcggggtgggatgctgaccctggcttatatgtcggggtggtatgctgaccctggcttatatgtcggggtgggatgctgaccctggcttatatgtcggggtgggatgctgaccctggcttatatgtcggggtgggatgctgaccctggcttatatgtcggggtgggatgctgtccCTGGCTGGTatgtcggggtggatgctgaccctggcttatatgtcggggtgggatgctgaccctggcttatatgtcggggtgggatgctgaccctggcttatatgtcgggtagggatgctgaccctggcttatatgtgggggtgggatgctgaccctggcttatatgtcggggtgggatgctgaccctggcttatatgtcggggtgggatgctgaccctggcttatatgtcgggtgggaagctgaccctggcttatatgtcggggtgggatgctgaccctggcttatatgtcggggtgatgctgaccctggcttatatgtcggggtgggatgctgaccctggcttatatgtcggggtgggatgctgaccctggcttatatgtcggggtggatgctgaccctggcttatatgtcggggtggatgctgacccggcttatatgtcggggtgggatgctgaccggcttatatgtcggggtgggatgctgtaCCAGggttatatgtcggggtgggatgctgaccctggcttatatgtcggggtgggatgctgaccctggcttatatgtcgggtgggatgctgaccctggcttatatgtcggggtgggatgctgaccctggcttatatgtcggggtgggatgctgaccctggcttatatgtcggggatggatgctgaccctggcttatatgtcggggtgggatgctgaccctggcttatatgtcggggtgggatgctgacctggcttatatgtcgggtgggatgctgaccctggcttatatgtcggggtggatgctgaccctggcttatatgtcggggtgggatgctgaccctggcttatgtcggggtgggatgctgaccctggcttatatgtcgggtgggatgctgaccctggcttatatgtcggggtgggatgctgaccctggcttatatgtcggggtaggatgctgaccctggcttatatgtcggggtgggatgctgaccctggcttatatgtcggggtgggatgctgaccctggcttatatgtcggggtgggatgctgaccctggcttatatgtcggggtgggatgctgaccctggcttagatgtcagggtgg from Eriocheir sinensis breed Jianghai 21 unplaced genomic scaffold, ASM2467909v1 Scaffold1435, whole genome shotgun sequence includes these protein-coding regions:
- the LOC126990059 gene encoding uncharacterized protein LOC126990059, which gives rise to MHAQHTTLGHHTVTHGASMATTRHYHDLLGLARGATQEAIRRQYRRLALAHPDKNPHDVAAATARFQQLQLAVQTLCDTDSRAATTTVALTYTDVAARAKEEQGEKRKVEKEEEQESGADVQLTGTAGNAYKCAEHFIYLISCEECHSGMTREEWRRRYRELREHREKRLAERRERVRQLNADRIEAEELPPRPRKIRFNLKDVPKPVKDREFLYRLYQPEEVGMVQQWRSRLAELNNNEAAWRQELDALAARRGWRAEGLEYTERSVQEE